GGGCCTTTCTGCGTTCCTCGGCGGAGTTCGAAACGCCGAGCCACGAGCAGGCCCTGATGGACGAGACCGACGTGTTCATCCATCTCCGTGCCAACGAGAACGCCACCGAGACCAGCGACGTCGACCCCGAGGTCACGGCCGCCTACTCCGTCGCCCAACAGCCCATCCGCGAGGAACGACTCTCGAAGCGCTGGTGTCTCACGCAGTTCCCCGCGCCCGCGAACGCCCAGCTGGCGGGCATGAGCACCGAGGCCTACGAGAACTTCGTCTGGGACGCGATCAACAAGGACTGGGACGAACAACGGGCGTTCCAGGCACGGATGGTCGAGATCCTCGACCCCGCGGAGGAAGTCCGGATCGTCTCGGGCGAGCACACCGATGTAACGATGAGCGTCGCGGGTAACACCACGCTGAACGACTACGGCGAGAAGAATTTACCCGGGGGTGAGGTATTCACCGCACCCGTACCCGACAGCGTCGAGGGCTTGGTCTTCTTCGACAAACCGCTGTACCATCAGGGCCGCGAGATCACCGAGGTCGCCCTG
This genomic window from Halalkalicoccus subterraneus contains:
- a CDS encoding aminopeptidase; translation: MDPRIREHAETIVDHSTDVQDGDDVIVSAPPVASDLVVALHEVLGDRGANPVSLSADERAQRAFLRSSAEFETPSHEQALMDETDVFIHLRANENATETSDVDPEVTAAYSVAQQPIREERLSKRWCLTQFPAPANAQLAGMSTEAYENFVWDAINKDWDEQRAFQARMVEILDPAEEVRIVSGEHTDVTMSVAGNTTLNDYGEKNLPGGEVFTAPVPDSVEGLVFFDKPLYHQGREITEVALEFEDGEVVEHSAGQNEDLLTEVLNTDDGARRLGELGIGMNRDIDRFTYNMLFDEKMGDTVHMA